The genomic stretch CACATgaaacaaaacctcctaaaatttTGTGCCTCCCACAAGACAAGTGTGACATTTTTTATAGAACTcttagagtaaaaaaattatagaaaagTTTATAAACCTAATGTATTTGTTACATTTGTAATTTGATTAAGAAATGAGTTATTTGATCAACTTTATCAGGTACAGCCAAATCTAAAATATTTGGTGGTTTAGCACTTATACAAACTGTACATATCAAACTCATGGAAAATAGTTATAtatcaaaaattaaattcaaatactCCCTTtatcaaaaattaaattcaaatactCCATTTATCCCACTTTAGCAGTCTTAGTTTATTATTTTCGGATGTTCCACCCTTAGGAGTCTCGATTGAAATATTCTATAAATGACaataggcctcacattccactaacatttttccactcacattttattataaaactaatatataaaagtagggcTCATATTTCAATAtctttttcaccaactttcctttactattcttaaaatttgtgttgaACTCAAATGGGACTCAAAGGTGAGATGGGGGAGTATaacaatttttttccttttaatattattttctcttagaTATCCTATTCACTTCTCCATTAAAGTTTCTTAAAGATTATTTTGTTCCGTGGACATTAGAATGTGTGACTGCAACATCCTCTTTATAACAGAGATATGTAAGATACAAATATCACAATTCCATCATTTGCAAGTAAAACTTTTTTCTTGTTCTTTCATTTCCTGCAAAATAATTTAGTAACCTTTTTCTTACTTGAGATAGATGATATTTTCTCATCTCCATAAGACTCTCATGTTCCTAGTCATATTTATAAGTAACTATTGAAACAATAAAATCTAAAGTAATGCAAAAAAATTTTCTaaatcaagaaaataatattgtaGATCATGTGTTATTTTTATCGTGTGGGAGGGACGGAATGGAAATACGTGATAAATTTTCAagaacgaagagagtattttTATCGGGTAATAAATATGCAATCTTATCTTAAAGGTTCGGATTTTTAATTAGTTCAATGGGCTACTCAAGCTGCTATCGATCACTATCATGTAATTGCTGACTATATAATATCAGTAAATGTGTTGCTCATTATATTTTTAGAGTGTTGCGAAGATGCTTAATTATAAGAATTCATACGAATAggttagaataaaaaaagagcttttaaaattattataatcataaatgaaGTTGCAAATACTACAAGAGAAGAATATCCGTAGAGTAGAGAGAGGTACGCACGTCCATGGCGCATATGATCTCGTTTGAGATTAAGTTAGAATCCCAAATAATTCCAACCAACACCACATTTCCTAGAAAGTTTCTAATTTAGATCAAACCCTTTTCATCCCTACAAAAATTCACATGTGAAATTCAACGGCATTCTTCCCAAGAAATTCCCCCCTTTCCAAAATCCTTTCTTGATCGCATATGTTCGGGTTATGATCAGCATTTCTTGGTGGGGTGGCGATGGATGATTGTGGTGGGAGGCGATCTTTTGGGGTCTCGTTTATTTTGGTGCTGCTGCTGATTGAGGTTGTGTTTGTGGTGAAGGGGAATAATGTGGTGTTTAAAGTCCACCACAAGTATGGTGGGGCCGCAAAGGGAAAGGCACCAATTGGAGTGCTCAAGGCCCATGATTCGAAGCGCCATGCCAGAGTTCTTGCAGGTGTAGATTTCCAATTGGGTGGTGATGGATCTCCCACAAACACGGCGTACGTTTGATGCACACGGTGTTTTCATCTATCTATGCATTTATTTCTATCTTGTTTTTCATTTgcatttgtttgtttgtttgttttcttgGGAGAATATGCAAAGAAAAATTGATACACCATTTAGAACGTCGCACCTTTTAAACGTAGAACGCAGAACCAAATGCTAATATACTTGGTCATTATAAAAGAATAGTAGTATAAGGTTTTTATAATAGGAAATTCAGATTAACTTATTGAACTAAGAATAAAGTGACAAGATCTTAATGGTCTCCTATTTTGATGTAGTTCTGTGTTCAATAGATGAATATACTTGGTTAATGGAATATATGGTTGATGCAGGCTCTACTTCACCAAAATTACAATAGGTACTCCTCCAGTTGACTATCATGTCCAGGTTGATACAGGAAGTGATATTCTGTGGGTGAATTGCCATAAGTGTGATAAGTGTCCCACAAAAAGTGATCTTGGAGTATGCTTCTTCCTTCcaatttctcttcttctttAGTTATTTAGGTTTTCAGGGTACTTTGTATATTTATGATCGTCTAAAATGAGTGCTACTGAAACTTATCTTCTTTTAATTAACCAGATATCATTGGTGCAATATAACCTCAAGGCCTCCTCCACTGGACAAGTCGTCACTTGTGATCAAGAGTTCTGTGCTACAGTATTCAGTACTCCGAATCCAAATTGCAAGGTTGGAATGAACTGCGAATACGCTGTTACTTATGGAGATGGGGGCAAGACTGAGGGTTACTTTGTGAGAGATACCTTCAGATTTGATCGAGTAACTGGAAACCGTCAGACGTCACCAATGGATGGATCTGTAGCATTTGGGTGAATATAACTGGAAACCGTCTTTCCGTTTGCTTAGTTCCAACTATAATACTGATTTTGTGCCTTTCATGTACGTTTTTTGTATCTAAAATAGGTGTTCAGCTAAACAATCTGGGGAGTTAGGTTCGTCTTCACAGGCTGTTGATGGGATTGTTGGTTTCGGACAAGCAAACACATCCATTCTTTCACAGCTTTCTTTGGCCGGAAAGGTGAAGAAGATCTTTTCACATTGCTTGGACAGTAAGAAGGGAGGCGGCATATTTGCTCTGGGAGAGGTTGTGGAGCCAAAAGTAGTCACAGCGCCAATCGTTCCAAATCAGTGAGTGGCTCTGTTACTTATTTTTATATGTACTTCATTGTAGTGGTAGTTTTATCTAGTAAGTAAAAAAATTTCCATTATTCTTGAATTTGCTGGACCTCATCTAATTGAACTTCTAACCTTATCATCTTAGGGCTCATTATAATCTTATTCTGAAGGGAGTTCAGGTGAGTGATAAAAACATAGACCTTCTTCCAACAGGTGTATTCGGCATAGGGCCCCCTCGGAGGGCCATAATCGACAGTGGCACGACCCTTGCCTATCTTCCAGCAGACATGTATGAGAAGGTTATCACTAAGGTGCACAATACATTCTTTGTTCGTTAACTTTTTTTGGTATCGTCTATCTCAACCACACACGCCTAAATATCTTTCGATCTGTAGATAATGGAGTTGCAACCAAAGATGCAAATGCATATGGTTGAGGATGAGTTCAAATGTTTTTGGTTTACTGCCAAGTAAGCATACAACAAATATGTGTAACTAATACTTTATCCTGTTCACAAATTCACCCCTTTATGTGAGATCAGAGTAATTGTTTCTCTCACATGTATGTCTGCAGCATTGATGCCGCATTCCCAGTTGTAACGTTTCAATTTGAGAACTCACTTTCATTGCAAGTTTATCCTCACAATTATCTGTTTGAAGTTCGTGTAAGTAAACTGCGCCATACGATTCAGTGTTATTTAGTGCATTATACTCATGCAACATAACTTCAAATCGCAGGATACAGAATATTGCATCGGTTGGCAGGTGAGTGGAATGCAGTCAAAGGATGGGCAAGAATTGACTTTGTTAGGAGGTATATGTGCAGTTCACTTTGCTAGTAGACACTTTGTAGAATCTAACAAGTAAAACTGTAAACTTTAGGAACTGAATCGAACCTATGCAGATATTGCCTTATCCGACAAGCTTGTTGTGTACGATCTTGATAATCAGACGATTGGATGGGCACAATATAACTGTGAGTACAACTTCACTTTTGCTTTTTGTTCCCTGT from Salvia splendens isolate huo1 chromosome 4, SspV2, whole genome shotgun sequence encodes the following:
- the LOC121801460 gene encoding aspartic proteinase 36-like isoform X1; this encodes MDDCGGRRSFGVSFILVLLLIEVVFVVKGNNVVFKVHHKYGGAAKGKAPIGVLKAHDSKRHARVLAGVDFQLGGDGSPTNTALYFTKITIGTPPVDYHVQVDTGSDILWVNCHKCDKCPTKSDLGISLVQYNLKASSTGQVVTCDQEFCATVFSTPNPNCKVGMNCEYAVTYGDGGKTEGYFVRDTFRFDRVTGNRQTSPMDGSVAFGCSAKQSGELGSSSQAVDGIVGFGQANTSILSQLSLAGKVKKIFSHCLDSKKGGGIFALGEVVEPKVVTAPIVPNQAHYNLILKGVQVSDKNIDLLPTGVFGIGPPRRAIIDSGTTLAYLPADMYEKVITKIMELQPKMQMHMVEDEFKCFWFTANIDAAFPVVTFQFENSLSLQVYPHNYLFEVRDTEYCIGWQVSGMQSKDGQELTLLGDIALSDKLVVYDLDNQTIGWAQYNCSSSIKVKDEESGNAYDVVAHDISLDPSPLKANVISVLMFVAVVLSLFV
- the LOC121801460 gene encoding aspartic proteinase 36-like isoform X2, producing the protein MDDCGGRRSFGVSFILVLLLIEVVFVVKGNNVVFKVHHKYGGAAKGKAPIGVLKAHDSKRHARVLAGVDFQLGGDGSPTNTALYFTKITIGTPPVDYHVQVDTGSDILWVNCHKCDKCPTKSDLGISLVQYNLKASSTGQVVTCDQEFCATVFSTPNPNCKVGMNCEYAVTYGDGGKTEGYFVRDTFRFDRVTGNRQTSPMDGSVAFGCSAKQSGELGSSSQAVDGIVGFGQANTSILSQLSLAGKVKKIFSHCLDSKKGGGIFALGEVVEPKVVTAPIVPNQAHYNLILKGVQVSDKNIDLLPTGVFGIGPPRRAIIDSGTTLAYLPADMYEKVITKIMELQPKMQMHMVEDEFKCFWFTANIDAAFPVVTFQFENSLSLQVYPHNYLFEVRDTEYCIGWQVSGMQSKDGQELTLLGGTESNLCRYCLIRQACCVRS